From Methanobacterium congolense, one genomic window encodes:
- a CDS encoding DUF5518 domain-containing protein, with the protein MVKEMIQWRPIIIGTAIAVILYFVSYFIAGVNLMFPLLMLGGLLVGYMVGGDTKNGAFNGTLMGLVTGVINVILLIAMIMIQGASTTLLVALAVTLIIYLIMQIILAAAGGVFGSLVRAESELERSSPEESE; encoded by the coding sequence ATGGTTAAAGAAATGATTCAATGGAGACCTATTATAATTGGAACAGCCATTGCTGTAATACTTTACTTCGTATCTTACTTCATAGCTGGTGTGAACTTAATGTTCCCTCTCCTGATGCTTGGAGGACTTCTTGTGGGTTACATGGTTGGTGGAGACACCAAAAATGGGGCATTCAACGGCACCCTCATGGGATTGGTGACTGGTGTCATAAACGTGATCCTACTGATTGCCATGATCATGATACAAGGTGCAAGCACGACCCTCCTAGTTGCATTAGCTGTAACACTCATCATATACCTGATAATGCAGATAATTCTTGCAGCAGCAGGTGGAGTTTTCGGATCACTGGTGAGAGCAGAATCAGAACTTGAAAGATCTTCTCCAGAGGAATCTGAATAA
- the leuS gene encoding leucine--tRNA ligase: protein MTDIKIEEKWQKKWQESKLFESNPSEKEKIFLTVAYPYPSGAMHVGHGRTYTVPDVYARFKRMQGYNVLFPMAWHVTGAPVIGIAKRIKRQDPWTLDIYKNVHKVPEDELQKFTDPQYIVKYFSTEYHDVMNRMGYSIDWRREFRTIDPHYQKFIEWQFRKLKEKDLVRIGEHPVKYCPECQNPVGDHDLLEGEGVGINELTLVKFQIGNDYLVAATFRPETLFGATNLWLNPESEYVRVKVDDETWIVSRQSYDNIINQKKDVSIVSDVDAPSMIGKYVKNPLTGAEHIILPASFVDPEYATGVVYSVPGHAPADYIALMDLKADTEQLEKYGITEEVQALQPVGIINLKGFGEIPAQEMIQKFGVENQNHPKLKDATNEIYKLEHAKGVMAEKTGEYKGLSVSDARDKIIEILVADKKGDIMYEFSERPVICRCGTKCVVKILDDQWFLKYSDENWKESTYKCLEGMNIVPEEVRSNFNYYIGWLQDWACSRRLGLGTKLPWNKNWIIEPLSDSTIYMAYYTIAKYMKDVDPEDLNDQFFDEVFLGLKSGEGYQGNINRQMIENIKNEFGYWYPLNWRLSAKDLVGNHLSFHMFHHSAIFPEDKWPQGIVVFGMGLLEGHKMSSSKGNIIMLEDAIETYGSDVVRLFLMSSAEPWQDFDWRETEVKGIKKRLDWFMEFSDRVDEIYGSKIDLNDHMSVPEVEKPVNRWMLSQVNMRMRDATEALEGFQTRKALQESLFLFKKDIDHYFRRVNHELDDETAREEISRVLAYILGVWIRLMAPFVPHACEELWNNHQGKGFASEADWPEYHDEVIDEKVQKAEEIVQTLANDINEIKKIIDVKPTKIHVYVAPEWKWKVFDIAKEVGKPDIGRIMGQASKQNIHDDKKEIAMFAKKIARDMTRIKYVGQIDEYSIIKDALEYLSGEVDAEVIVYDDPTYDPEGKSKNASPYKPAIYME from the coding sequence TTGACAGATATTAAAATTGAAGAGAAATGGCAGAAGAAATGGCAGGAATCAAAATTATTCGAGTCAAATCCAAGTGAAAAGGAGAAAATATTCCTAACGGTGGCTTATCCATACCCAAGCGGTGCAATGCATGTGGGACATGGAAGAACCTACACAGTACCTGATGTTTATGCTCGATTTAAGAGAATGCAGGGCTACAACGTCCTTTTCCCAATGGCATGGCACGTTACAGGTGCCCCTGTCATAGGAATAGCAAAGAGGATCAAAAGACAGGACCCATGGACACTTGATATCTACAAAAACGTCCATAAAGTCCCTGAAGATGAACTTCAGAAGTTCACAGACCCTCAGTACATAGTGAAGTACTTCAGCACAGAGTACCACGATGTAATGAACAGGATGGGCTACTCCATCGACTGGAGGAGGGAATTCAGGACCATAGACCCTCACTACCAGAAGTTCATTGAATGGCAGTTCAGAAAACTCAAGGAAAAGGACCTTGTAAGGATAGGGGAACATCCTGTTAAGTACTGTCCAGAATGCCAGAATCCTGTAGGGGACCATGACCTCCTGGAAGGTGAGGGTGTTGGAATAAACGAACTTACCCTTGTAAAATTCCAGATTGGAAACGATTACCTCGTTGCAGCCACCTTCCGTCCTGAAACCCTTTTCGGAGCTACAAACCTCTGGCTTAACCCTGAATCAGAGTACGTCCGGGTAAAAGTTGATGATGAAACCTGGATCGTGAGCAGACAATCCTACGACAACATAATCAACCAGAAAAAGGATGTATCAATAGTATCAGATGTCGATGCTCCCTCAATGATAGGTAAATACGTTAAAAACCCATTAACAGGTGCTGAACACATAATACTGCCTGCATCCTTTGTTGATCCCGAGTATGCAACAGGTGTTGTTTACTCGGTACCGGGGCATGCTCCAGCAGATTACATAGCACTCATGGATCTTAAGGCTGACACGGAGCAGCTTGAGAAGTACGGTATAACAGAAGAAGTTCAGGCACTGCAGCCTGTTGGTATAATAAATCTCAAGGGCTTTGGGGAGATACCTGCCCAGGAGATGATCCAGAAGTTCGGGGTTGAAAACCAGAACCATCCAAAACTCAAGGATGCCACAAACGAGATATACAAACTCGAACATGCAAAGGGAGTAATGGCAGAAAAGACTGGTGAATACAAGGGACTTTCAGTATCTGATGCAAGGGATAAAATCATAGAAATCCTTGTGGCAGATAAAAAAGGAGACATCATGTATGAATTCTCTGAAAGACCGGTTATATGCAGGTGTGGAACTAAATGTGTTGTTAAAATCCTTGACGACCAGTGGTTCCTCAAGTACTCCGATGAAAACTGGAAGGAATCCACCTACAAATGTCTTGAAGGCATGAACATAGTTCCGGAGGAGGTTCGCTCCAACTTCAACTACTACATTGGATGGCTTCAGGACTGGGCATGCTCAAGAAGGCTGGGACTTGGAACGAAGCTTCCATGGAACAAAAACTGGATAATCGAGCCTTTAAGCGACTCAACCATCTACATGGCCTACTACACCATTGCCAAGTACATGAAGGATGTAGACCCCGAGGATCTCAACGATCAGTTCTTCGACGAAGTCTTTTTAGGCCTCAAATCCGGTGAGGGGTACCAGGGAAATATAAACAGGCAGATGATTGAGAACATAAAGAATGAGTTCGGCTACTGGTACCCACTTAACTGGAGGCTTTCTGCTAAGGATCTGGTTGGAAACCACCTTTCATTTCACATGTTCCACCACTCAGCAATATTCCCAGAGGATAAATGGCCACAGGGAATAGTTGTATTTGGAATGGGCCTTCTTGAAGGCCATAAAATGTCATCATCCAAGGGAAACATCATCATGCTTGAGGATGCCATAGAGACCTATGGATCCGATGTTGTGAGACTGTTCTTGATGTCCTCTGCCGAGCCATGGCAGGACTTCGACTGGAGGGAAACAGAGGTCAAGGGAATAAAAAAACGTCTTGACTGGTTCATGGAATTTTCAGACCGTGTTGATGAGATATACGGCTCTAAAATAGATCTCAATGATCACATGTCAGTTCCTGAGGTTGAGAAACCTGTGAACCGCTGGATGCTCAGCCAGGTTAATATGAGGATGAGGGATGCAACTGAAGCCCTTGAAGGATTCCAGACAAGAAAAGCACTTCAGGAATCTCTTTTCCTCTTCAAAAAGGATATAGATCACTACTTCCGTCGTGTAAACCATGAGCTGGACGATGAAACTGCAAGGGAGGAAATAAGCAGGGTTTTAGCTTACATCCTTGGAGTGTGGATACGTTTAATGGCCCCATTCGTGCCACATGCATGTGAAGAACTCTGGAATAATCATCAGGGCAAAGGATTTGCATCAGAAGCAGACTGGCCTGAGTACCATGATGAAGTCATTGATGAGAAGGTGCAGAAGGCTGAGGAAATTGTTCAAACCCTTGCAAACGATATCAACGAGATAAAAAAGATCATAGATGTGAAACCAACAAAGATACACGTTTACGTTGCTCCAGAATGGAAGTGGAAGGTTTTTGATATTGCCAAGGAAGTTGGAAAACCAGATATCGGCAGGATAATGGGACAAGCCTCAAAACAGAACATCCACGATGATAAAAAGGAAATTGCAATGTTTGCAAAGAAAATAGCCCGTGACATGACCCGTATAAAGTACGTTGGCCAGATCGATGAGTACTCCATAATCAAGGACGCACTTGAGTACCTCTCAGGGGAAGTTGATGCAGAGGTTATTGTCTATGATGACCCCACCTACGACCCCGAGGGTAAATCAAAGAATGCATCGCCATACAAACCTGCAATATACATGGAATAA